From the genome of Amycolatopsis sp. NBC_01488, one region includes:
- a CDS encoding helix-turn-helix domain-containing protein yields MPQEFSHRVVAIVTAESNPFELGVATELFGLRRPELDRPWYDFTLCSATPDVRMNLGMFTLTGVAGIEAADTADTLIAPARPDTGVPTDPAVIAAIRRAADRGARLVSFCTGAFALAEAGVLDGKRATTHWQWAAEFASRFPKVRWEPDVLFVDEGTVLTAAGSAASLDLGLHLIRRDHGAEVVNAVSRRLVFTGHRDGGQQQFIARPVPEVPDTSLAPVLAWALGRLDRPLTVNDLATRAAISPATLHRKFRAELGTTPLAWLTTERVTLACRLIERGELRLDRVAEASGFGTAANLRLQLRRHTGLSPSAYRRRFGPAA; encoded by the coding sequence ATGCCGCAAGAATTCTCGCACCGGGTCGTGGCGATCGTGACCGCGGAGTCGAACCCCTTCGAGCTGGGCGTCGCGACCGAGCTGTTCGGGCTCCGGCGGCCCGAGCTGGACCGGCCCTGGTACGACTTCACGCTCTGTTCGGCGACCCCGGACGTGCGGATGAACCTCGGCATGTTCACGCTCACCGGCGTCGCCGGGATCGAGGCGGCCGACACCGCGGACACGCTGATCGCGCCCGCCCGGCCGGACACCGGCGTGCCGACGGACCCCGCGGTCATCGCGGCGATCCGCCGGGCCGCGGACCGGGGCGCCCGGCTGGTCAGCTTCTGCACGGGCGCGTTCGCACTGGCCGAAGCAGGCGTCCTGGACGGCAAGCGGGCGACCACCCACTGGCAGTGGGCCGCCGAGTTCGCTTCGCGGTTCCCCAAGGTGCGCTGGGAGCCGGACGTCTTGTTCGTCGACGAGGGCACCGTCCTCACGGCGGCGGGCAGCGCGGCCTCCCTCGACCTCGGGCTCCACCTGATCCGGCGCGACCACGGCGCCGAAGTCGTCAACGCGGTCAGCCGCCGCCTGGTCTTCACCGGCCACCGCGACGGCGGGCAGCAGCAGTTCATCGCACGGCCGGTGCCGGAGGTGCCGGACACCTCGCTGGCCCCGGTGCTGGCGTGGGCGCTGGGCCGCCTGGACCGCCCCTTGACGGTGAACGACCTGGCGACGCGGGCGGCGATCAGCCCGGCGACGCTGCACCGGAAGTTCCGCGCGGAGCTGGGCACCACCCCGCTGGCGTGGCTGACGACGGAACGCGTGACGCTGGCCTGCCGCCTGATCGAGCGTGGCGAGCTGCGCCTGGACCGGGTGGCCGAGGCGAGCGGCTTCGGGACGGCGGCGAACCTGCGCCTGCAGCTGCGCCGCCACACCGGGTTGAGCCCGAGCGCCTACCGCCGCCGCTTCGGTCCCGCCGCTTAG
- a CDS encoding nitroreductase/quinone reductase family protein yields MIQLTTTGARTGRKHRVPLGALDIDGRLVVVASAMGSPKHPDWYHNIRHNPLVTVETDGETFEATAVLPPDRDALFAEIVAREPGFAAYQARTSRLLPVVELRRT; encoded by the coding sequence TTGATCCAGCTCACCACGACCGGTGCCCGCACCGGCCGGAAGCACCGCGTTCCCTTGGGCGCCTTGGACATCGACGGCCGGCTGGTCGTCGTCGCGTCGGCGATGGGTTCGCCGAAGCACCCCGACTGGTACCACAACATCCGCCACAACCCGTTGGTGACCGTGGAAACCGACGGCGAGACGTTCGAGGCGACGGCCGTGCTCCCGCCGGACCGCGACGCGCTGTTCGCCGAGATCGTCGCGCGGGAACCGGGGTTCGCGGCCTACCAGGCGCGAACGTCCCGGCTCCTGCCCGTCGTCGAACTGCGCCGGACCTGA
- a CDS encoding DUF4968 domain-containing protein, giving the protein MSRVAQSFDCLAAAAALGLAPTAAYAEPAAAPSGQLGDLTGISADGPTVTLESGAAAVRVSFPAEGAVRVWLAPDGTFTDPAGGKIVLPKTTAPVPPKRVDKGAYWAVSTPKATLRAYKHPLKFALYDGADRKQLWAEAAPLSWTGTTTTQSLTRSATEQFVGGGEQNGRFSHRDQTIRIDGGGSSFRADGLADAGLEPGTAFTADTVPYRVFANSVPLTAGKEVVTVTLPSNSALHVFAVSVA; this is encoded by the coding sequence ATGAGCAGAGTTGCGCAGTCGTTCGACTGTTTGGCCGCTGCCGCCGCCCTCGGACTGGCGCCCACCGCGGCGTACGCCGAACCGGCCGCGGCGCCCTCCGGGCAGCTCGGGGACCTGACCGGGATCTCGGCCGACGGCCCGACGGTGACGCTGGAGTCCGGAGCCGCGGCCGTGCGCGTGAGCTTCCCGGCCGAAGGTGCCGTCCGGGTCTGGCTGGCGCCCGACGGGACCTTCACCGACCCGGCCGGCGGGAAGATCGTCCTGCCGAAGACCACCGCCCCGGTGCCGCCGAAGCGCGTCGACAAGGGCGCCTACTGGGCCGTTTCGACGCCCAAGGCGACCCTGCGGGCGTACAAGCACCCGCTGAAGTTCGCCCTCTACGACGGCGCCGACCGCAAGCAGCTCTGGGCGGAGGCCGCCCCGCTGTCCTGGACCGGCACCACGACCACGCAGAGCCTGACCAGGAGCGCGACCGAGCAGTTCGTCGGCGGCGGCGAGCAGAACGGCCGGTTCAGCCACCGCGACCAGACGATCCGGATCGACGGGGGCGGCAGCAGCTTCCGCGCCGACGGACTCGCCGACGCGGGCCTCGAGCCGGGAACGGCGTTCACGGCCGACACGGTGCCGTACCGGGTGTTCGCGAACTCCGTCCCGCTGACCGCGGGCAAGGAGGTCGTGACGGTGACGCTGCCGTCGAACTCGGCGTTGCACGTGTTCGCGGTCAGCGTCGCCTGA
- a CDS encoding molybdopterin-dependent oxidoreductase, with protein sequence MQLDGRKITRVRGDKAHPRSGGYLCQKAQRLTWYGDHEDRLTTPLRRRPDGTHEPIDWDTALTEIAAKLHAIRDADTAAGRPGSFAYVGGGGQGNHSGGAYGASLLKWMNSTRHFNALSQEKTGDFWVNGQLFGSTLVHTAEDVEHCDLLLVLGCNPWQAHGFSNARHALNTIKNDPTRRMIVIDPRRTETAEIADLHLPLRPGTDAYLLGAILALVLERGGADAEFLAARTEGFDEVAAVLAKIPVDAWIAHAEVSRVDVEKAVDLILAARAMTVRVELGIQQGRHSTLNSYLEKLVYLVTGHFGRRGTNNLHSWLLPLWGSGGGQRSEVTGFEYIGGLLPANTLAEEILTDHPNRVRALWVESSNPANTFAGTREVERAIRATELSVVVDVAYTETAALAEYVLPAASQHEKWEFTLFTFEWPTNYFQLRRPLLDPLPGTLVEAEIYTRLFDALGVLPPSEVLASLAAGPRAELQAGLGALVQAMPERAAILPVLLYRTLGASLPDGAASIAPLWAGCHRAAKTMPVPVQRALGSSASGPELGEELFARILAGPTPFSVHEQDEVWSLLRRPRVQLAVPELLDWLSSLDPAAERPDPAFPFSLLNGQRRAHNANQILRDPRWRRTDPDGALRARPEELASIGASAGDWVAVVTPAGRVVVRAETDPGLRPGQLALPHGYGMAHPDAHGRRVVSGPRINLLTDALDRDPIAGTPHHKDVPARLEPATEEERARAEADSARVRETVASGRSGRFAR encoded by the coding sequence GTGCAGCTCGACGGGCGGAAGATCACCCGCGTCCGCGGCGACAAGGCGCACCCGCGCTCGGGTGGGTACCTGTGCCAGAAGGCGCAGCGCCTGACCTGGTACGGCGACCACGAAGACCGGCTGACGACACCGCTGCGCCGTCGCCCCGACGGTACTCACGAGCCCATCGACTGGGACACCGCGCTGACCGAGATCGCCGCGAAGCTGCACGCGATCCGGGACGCCGACACCGCGGCCGGTCGCCCGGGCTCGTTCGCCTACGTCGGCGGAGGCGGCCAGGGCAACCACTCCGGCGGCGCGTACGGCGCGTCGCTGCTGAAGTGGATGAACTCGACGCGCCACTTCAACGCGCTCTCACAGGAGAAGACCGGCGACTTCTGGGTCAACGGGCAGCTGTTCGGCTCGACGCTGGTGCACACCGCCGAGGACGTCGAGCACTGCGACCTGCTGCTCGTGCTCGGCTGCAACCCCTGGCAGGCGCACGGGTTCAGCAACGCGCGGCACGCGCTGAACACGATCAAGAACGACCCCACGCGCAGGATGATCGTCATCGACCCGCGGCGCACCGAGACCGCGGAGATCGCCGACCTGCACCTGCCGCTGCGCCCGGGCACCGACGCCTACCTGCTGGGCGCGATCCTGGCACTGGTACTGGAACGCGGCGGCGCGGACGCGGAGTTCCTGGCCGCGCGCACCGAAGGCTTCGACGAGGTCGCGGCGGTGCTGGCGAAGATCCCGGTGGACGCGTGGATCGCGCACGCCGAAGTGTCCCGTGTGGACGTCGAGAAGGCGGTCGACCTGATCCTGGCGGCCCGCGCCATGACCGTGCGCGTCGAGCTGGGCATCCAGCAGGGCCGGCACTCGACGCTCAACAGCTACCTCGAGAAGCTGGTGTACCTGGTCACCGGGCACTTCGGCCGGCGGGGGACCAACAACCTGCACTCGTGGCTGCTGCCGCTGTGGGGCTCGGGCGGTGGCCAGCGCTCGGAGGTCACCGGGTTCGAGTACATCGGCGGCCTGCTGCCGGCGAACACCCTGGCCGAGGAGATCCTCACCGACCACCCGAACCGCGTCCGCGCGCTCTGGGTGGAGTCGTCCAACCCGGCCAACACCTTCGCGGGCACGCGGGAGGTCGAACGCGCGATCCGGGCGACCGAGCTGTCGGTCGTGGTCGACGTGGCGTACACCGAGACGGCCGCGCTGGCGGAGTACGTGCTGCCCGCGGCGTCGCAGCACGAGAAGTGGGAGTTCACGCTCTTCACCTTCGAGTGGCCGACGAACTACTTCCAGCTGCGGCGGCCGTTGCTGGACCCGCTGCCGGGCACGCTGGTCGAAGCCGAGATCTACACGCGGCTGTTCGACGCGCTGGGCGTGCTGCCGCCGTCCGAGGTCCTGGCTTCGCTGGCCGCCGGGCCGCGCGCCGAGCTGCAGGCGGGGCTCGGCGCGCTGGTCCAGGCGATGCCGGAGCGCGCGGCGATCCTGCCGGTGCTCCTCTACCGGACGCTGGGCGCGTCGCTGCCCGACGGCGCGGCGTCGATCGCACCGCTGTGGGCCGGTTGTCATCGGGCGGCGAAGACGATGCCCGTGCCGGTGCAACGTGCGTTGGGCAGCTCCGCTTCCGGCCCGGAACTCGGCGAGGAGCTGTTCGCGCGCATCCTCGCCGGTCCGACGCCGTTCTCGGTCCACGAGCAGGACGAGGTGTGGAGCCTGCTGCGCCGCCCGCGCGTCCAGCTGGCGGTGCCGGAGCTGCTGGACTGGCTCTCGTCGCTCGACCCGGCTGCGGAGCGGCCCGATCCGGCGTTCCCGTTTTCGCTGCTCAACGGCCAGCGCCGCGCGCACAACGCGAACCAGATCCTGCGCGACCCGCGCTGGCGCCGCACGGACCCGGACGGCGCCCTGCGCGCGCGTCCCGAAGAGCTGGCGTCCATCGGCGCCTCGGCGGGTGACTGGGTGGCGGTCGTGACACCGGCCGGGCGCGTGGTCGTCCGCGCCGAGACGGACCCGGGGCTGCGGCCGGGGCAGCTGGCGTTGCCGCACGGCTACGGCATGGCCCACCCCGACGCGCACGGCAGGCGCGTGGTCAGCGGCCCCCGCATCAACCTCCTGACCGACGCGCTCGACCGCGACCCGATCGCGGGCACCCCGCACCACAAGGACGTCCCGGCCCGCCTGGAGCCCGCGACGGAGGAGGAACGCGCCCGCGCGGAGGCGGACAGCGCGCGCGTGCGCGAGACCGTCGCGAGTGGACGGTCCGGACGTTTCGCCCGTTAA
- a CDS encoding winged helix-turn-helix transcriptional regulator: MKRTSFAQWPCSIARTMDLLGDWWTPLVLRDAFYGVRRFDEFQQALGIARNTLADRLKRLVEEGLLEKVAYQVEPVRYDYVLTEKGRDFYPVLLAMTRWGDKWLAAEAGPPITVHHTACGHDTHAEIVCAECGEPMTPDDTRMRRGPGFPPRLARRPDVEARFARQE; encoded by the coding sequence ATGAAACGGACCTCGTTCGCGCAGTGGCCGTGCTCGATCGCACGCACCATGGACCTGCTCGGCGACTGGTGGACCCCGCTGGTGCTGCGGGACGCCTTCTACGGCGTCCGCCGCTTCGACGAGTTCCAGCAGGCGCTCGGCATCGCGCGCAACACCCTCGCCGACCGGCTCAAGCGGCTCGTCGAGGAGGGGCTGCTGGAGAAGGTCGCCTACCAGGTCGAGCCGGTGCGCTACGACTACGTCCTCACCGAAAAGGGCCGCGACTTCTACCCCGTGCTGCTCGCGATGACGCGCTGGGGCGACAAGTGGCTCGCCGCGGAAGCCGGCCCGCCCATCACGGTGCACCACACCGCGTGCGGGCACGACACGCACGCCGAGATCGTCTGCGCCGAGTGCGGCGAGCCGATGACGCCGGACGACACGCGGATGCGCCGCGGCCCCGGCTTCCCGCCACGGCTGGCGCGGCGCCCGGACGTCGAAGCGCGGTTCGCGCGGCAGGAGTGA
- a CDS encoding cupin domain-containing protein, producing the protein MVRMNPIDLTEVLASFDAVWSPRIVTRVNDYDIRLARFDGEHVWHVHEDTDEFFLVLDGEIEIGVRDPDERVVTLSRGQVFVVPKGTFHKPSSKTGASVLLVEPAGTLSVGDEHDEVPDHVDVTTGHLV; encoded by the coding sequence ATGGTGCGCATGAACCCGATCGACCTGACCGAAGTCCTGGCGAGCTTCGACGCCGTCTGGAGCCCGCGGATCGTCACCCGCGTCAACGACTACGACATCCGCCTCGCGCGCTTCGACGGCGAGCACGTCTGGCACGTCCACGAGGACACCGACGAGTTCTTCCTCGTCCTCGACGGCGAGATCGAGATCGGCGTGCGCGACCCGGACGAGCGGGTGGTGACGCTGTCCCGGGGCCAGGTGTTCGTGGTGCCGAAGGGGACGTTCCACAAGCCGTCGTCGAAGACGGGCGCGAGCGTGCTGCTGGTGGAGCCGGCCGGGACGCTGTCGGTCGGCGACGAGCACGACGAGGTCCCCGACCACGTCGACGTCACGACCGGCCACCTGGTCTAG
- a CDS encoding GNAT family N-acetyltransferase, which translates to MLTVVPADHASWADLEAIFGDRGDPARCRCQYFKQTPAQWRSGTAEERAERFRAQTAEHATGLVAFLDGEPAGWCAVEPRTAYRRLLRSRLVWDGRDEDQDDDGVWSVTCFVTRKGFRRRGVSAALAKAAGDFARERGARAVEGYPIVVEPGQKVAWPAELFVGTTGVFAAAGFTEVSRPTARRVVMRLTC; encoded by the coding sequence ATGCTGACTGTCGTACCGGCTGACCACGCGTCCTGGGCGGACCTCGAGGCGATCTTCGGCGACCGCGGCGACCCGGCCCGCTGCCGGTGCCAGTACTTCAAACAGACGCCCGCGCAGTGGCGGTCGGGCACCGCCGAGGAGCGCGCCGAGCGGTTCCGCGCCCAGACCGCCGAGCACGCGACCGGGCTCGTCGCCTTCCTCGACGGCGAGCCCGCCGGCTGGTGCGCGGTCGAGCCGCGCACGGCCTACCGGCGGCTCCTGCGCAGCCGGCTGGTCTGGGACGGGCGTGACGAAGACCAGGACGACGACGGCGTCTGGTCGGTGACCTGCTTCGTCACCCGCAAGGGGTTCCGGCGGCGCGGGGTGAGCGCCGCGTTGGCGAAGGCGGCGGGGGACTTCGCCCGGGAGCGGGGTGCCCGCGCGGTCGAGGGGTACCCGATCGTCGTCGAGCCCGGGCAGAAGGTCGCCTGGCCCGCCGAACTGTTCGTCGGCACCACCGGTGTCTTCGCCGCCGCGGGGTTCACCGAAGTCAGCCGCCCGACCGCGCGGCGCGTCGTCATGCGGCTGACCTGCTGA
- a CDS encoding dihydrofolate reductase family protein: protein MRKIVSNLFISLDGVVEAPDKWSLRYWSDEIGQAVGGGMAAADAMLLGRVTYEGFAEAWPGRTVEEDEGAEFMNNVRKYVLSSTLSEVRWNNSTLLTGDPVAAVRALKTEPGGDIMTSGSTTAVRWLLSEGLVDELNLLLYPVVVGEGRRLFPAEGPSFPLVLKKSATFGNGVVQLTYVLA, encoded by the coding sequence ATGCGCAAGATCGTTTCGAACCTGTTCATCTCGCTCGACGGCGTGGTCGAAGCGCCCGACAAGTGGTCGCTCCGGTACTGGAGCGACGAAATCGGCCAGGCCGTCGGCGGCGGGATGGCGGCCGCCGACGCGATGCTGCTCGGGCGCGTCACCTACGAAGGGTTCGCCGAGGCGTGGCCCGGCCGGACCGTCGAGGAGGACGAAGGCGCCGAGTTCATGAACAACGTGCGCAAGTACGTGCTGTCGTCGACGTTGTCCGAAGTCCGCTGGAACAACTCCACGTTGCTGACCGGTGACCCGGTCGCGGCCGTCCGCGCGCTGAAGACCGAGCCGGGCGGCGACATCATGACCAGCGGCAGCACGACGGCGGTGCGCTGGCTGCTGTCCGAAGGCCTGGTCGACGAGCTGAACCTGCTGCTGTACCCGGTCGTCGTCGGCGAGGGCAGGCGGCTGTTCCCCGCCGAGGGGCCGTCGTTCCCGCTGGTGCTCAAGAAGTCGGCCACGTTCGGCAACGGCGTCGTCCAGCTGACCTACGTCCTGGCGTGA
- a CDS encoding TIGR03620 family F420-dependent LLM class oxidoreductase, which translates to MTSVVNLGTYGVFLSPHRDDATRKQHAIAADELGYGTAWLGTGRASISDLAFVEDLLASTERITVATAIVNVWADEPEKLAESYHRLAGRYGKRLLLGIGVGHPESVTGYHSPYDTLVGFLDRLDAAGVPAEARVLAALGDRVLKLAAERTAGAHPYLVPVAHTRHARSVLGAGKILAPEQKVVVGAPEEAREVGRAFIREPYLGLRNYVNNLLRHGYTEADVAGGGSDRLIDDLALHGTPEDIAKRLRSHVDAGADHVAVQVIGRSPEVEAENHRRLAEVLL; encoded by the coding sequence ATGACAAGTGTAGTGAACCTGGGCACGTACGGCGTGTTCCTGTCCCCGCACCGCGACGACGCGACCCGCAAGCAGCACGCGATCGCGGCGGACGAGCTCGGCTACGGCACGGCCTGGCTCGGCACCGGGCGAGCCTCGATCAGCGACCTCGCGTTCGTCGAAGACCTGCTGGCCTCGACCGAGCGGATCACCGTGGCGACCGCGATCGTGAACGTCTGGGCCGACGAGCCGGAGAAGCTGGCCGAGTCGTACCACCGGCTCGCGGGCCGGTACGGAAAGCGCTTGCTGCTGGGGATCGGCGTCGGCCACCCCGAGTCGGTCACCGGCTACCACAGCCCGTACGACACGCTCGTCGGCTTCCTCGACCGGCTCGACGCGGCCGGCGTGCCGGCCGAGGCCCGGGTGCTCGCCGCGCTCGGCGACCGGGTGCTGAAGCTGGCCGCCGAGCGCACCGCGGGCGCGCACCCGTACCTCGTGCCGGTCGCGCACACGCGGCACGCCCGATCGGTCCTGGGCGCGGGGAAGATCCTGGCCCCGGAACAGAAAGTCGTCGTCGGCGCCCCCGAGGAGGCTCGCGAAGTCGGCCGCGCCTTCATCCGCGAGCCCTACCTCGGGCTGCGCAACTACGTCAACAACCTGCTGCGCCACGGGTACACCGAAGCGGACGTCGCGGGCGGCGGCAGCGACCGGCTGATCGACGACCTCGCGCTGCACGGGACACCGGAGGACATCGCGAAGCGGCTGCGGTCCCATGTGGACGCCGGTGCCGACCACGTGGCCGTGCAGGTGATCGGCCGGTCGCCCGAGGTGGAGGCGGAGAACCACCGCCGGCTGGCCGAAGTCCTGCTCTGA
- a CDS encoding LLM class flavin-dependent oxidoreductase, whose translation MRTATTVEFSKDTRTTLDFVLEAEKLGLDVCWVAEAWGSDAPSALGYLAARTDRIQLGSGIIQLGTRTPVAIAQAALTLADLSGGRFALGLGPSGPQVIEGLHGVPFAKPLTRMRETVAIIRQAFAGEKISFSGKAFEVPLPGEGRPMRLSTSPNPDIPIYLATLSPKLLELTGEVADGWLGTSFVPEGADAYFSHLDAGLAKSGRTRADIDVCQGAEVAFAENEDELRVMVGSRKKELAFSLGGMGSATTNFYNDAYSRQGWADVAAEVRERWQAGDRDGATALVTDEMVLGTTLIGTEEMVRARLRVWRDAGIDTVRLYPAGETLEARLTTLGRALDLL comes from the coding sequence GTGAGGACCGCGACGACCGTCGAGTTCTCCAAGGACACGCGCACGACGCTGGACTTCGTGCTGGAGGCCGAAAAGCTCGGCCTCGACGTCTGCTGGGTCGCCGAGGCCTGGGGCTCGGACGCGCCGTCCGCGCTCGGCTACCTCGCCGCCCGCACCGACCGCATCCAGCTCGGCTCCGGGATCATCCAGCTCGGCACGCGCACGCCGGTCGCGATCGCGCAGGCCGCGCTGACGCTGGCCGACCTGTCCGGCGGCCGGTTCGCGCTGGGGCTGGGGCCATCCGGGCCGCAGGTGATCGAAGGGCTGCACGGCGTCCCGTTCGCGAAGCCGCTGACGCGGATGCGCGAGACCGTCGCAATCATCCGCCAGGCCTTCGCGGGCGAGAAGATTTCGTTCTCCGGCAAGGCGTTCGAGGTCCCGCTGCCCGGCGAGGGCCGGCCGATGCGGCTGTCCACCTCGCCGAACCCGGACATCCCGATCTACCTCGCGACGCTGTCACCGAAGCTCCTGGAGCTGACCGGCGAGGTCGCCGACGGCTGGCTCGGCACCAGCTTCGTCCCCGAAGGCGCCGACGCGTACTTCAGCCACCTCGACGCCGGGCTCGCGAAGTCGGGTCGCACGCGCGCGGACATCGACGTCTGCCAGGGCGCCGAAGTCGCCTTCGCGGAGAACGAGGACGAGCTGCGCGTCATGGTCGGCAGCCGCAAGAAGGAGCTGGCCTTCAGCCTCGGCGGGATGGGCTCGGCCACCACGAACTTCTACAACGACGCCTACAGCCGCCAGGGCTGGGCGGACGTGGCCGCCGAGGTCCGCGAGCGCTGGCAGGCCGGCGACCGCGACGGCGCGACCGCGCTCGTCACCGACGAGATGGTGCTCGGCACGACGTTGATCGGCACCGAAGAGATGGTCCGCGCCCGGCTGCGCGTCTGGCGCGACGCCGGGATCGACACGGTCCGGCTCTACCCGGCCGGCGAAACGCTCGAAGCGCGCCTCACGACGCTCGGTCGCGCGTTGGACCTGCTGTGA
- a CDS encoding SRPBCC family protein codes for MEWTGVRYADKPTAEVSTWIDAAPEDVWRFVSDIALMPELSPELQSVEWCEEGRKFLGRSKHDAFGEWETTSYVLECEAPRVFSWAVADPAEPSAIWKFTLEPDNGGTRLSQWMQMGPGRSGLSFAIDRMPDKEQKIVFVRLREFETAMTGNLAAIKDRVENR; via the coding sequence ATGGAGTGGACCGGCGTGCGCTACGCGGACAAGCCGACGGCCGAGGTCTCGACCTGGATCGACGCCGCCCCCGAGGACGTCTGGCGGTTCGTTTCGGACATCGCGCTGATGCCCGAGCTGAGCCCGGAGCTCCAGTCCGTCGAGTGGTGCGAAGAAGGCCGCAAGTTCCTCGGCCGGAGCAAGCACGACGCGTTCGGCGAGTGGGAGACGACGTCGTACGTCCTCGAGTGCGAGGCCCCGCGCGTGTTCTCCTGGGCTGTCGCGGACCCGGCCGAGCCGAGCGCGATCTGGAAGTTCACCCTCGAGCCCGACAACGGCGGCACGCGGCTGTCGCAATGGATGCAGATGGGCCCGGGCCGGTCCGGGCTGTCGTTCGCCATCGACCGGATGCCCGACAAGGAGCAGAAGATCGTCTTCGTGCGACTGCGGGAGTTCGAAACCGCGATGACCGGCAACCTCGCCGCGATCAAGGACCGGGTGGAAAACCGGTGA
- a CDS encoding AMP-binding protein, with product MFFDLGVRDFLDRAETVYPDRVAVVDEPDQPAPSWGSLTYAEVARRARAQAANLDALGVPVGGRVAMVSHNAARLLVSFFGVSGWGRVLVPVNFRLAPAEVKYIVEHSGAEVLIVDPELAHLLDTVTAKHVFVLGRDDEAIWGGDGTPRPWAGDESATATINYTSGTTARPKGVQLTQRNIWLNAAVFGLHTTLSDNDVLLHTLPMFHCNGWGMPYAVTGLGGRHIVLRKVDGTEILRRIDEHGVTILCAAPAVVTAALDGAATWDGEIPGRDRVRIVVAGAPPPTRTIEGVRAELGWEFIQIYGLTETAPLLTVNRMRSEWADLDPHEQARLLGRAGTPALGVRIAVDTDGEVLAQSNHNLDGYWENPAETARVQEGNWFHTGDGGSFEDGYLTIADRKKDVIISGGENVSSIEVEDALNSHPAVREAAVIGIPDEKWGELVTALVVTSSAVTAEELIKHCRDHLAGYKCPKRVEFLEELPRTATGKIQKFKLREPFWQGQSRQVN from the coding sequence ATGTTCTTCGATCTGGGTGTCCGGGACTTCCTCGACCGCGCGGAAACGGTGTACCCGGACCGCGTCGCGGTGGTGGACGAGCCGGACCAGCCCGCGCCGAGCTGGGGTTCGCTCACCTACGCCGAAGTGGCGCGCCGGGCCCGCGCGCAGGCCGCGAACCTCGACGCGCTGGGCGTGCCGGTGGGCGGGCGCGTCGCGATGGTTTCGCACAACGCCGCGCGGCTGCTCGTGTCGTTCTTCGGCGTGTCCGGCTGGGGCCGCGTCCTGGTGCCGGTGAACTTCCGGCTCGCGCCGGCCGAGGTCAAGTACATCGTGGAGCACTCCGGGGCCGAGGTGCTGATCGTCGACCCCGAGCTGGCGCACCTGCTGGACACGGTGACGGCCAAGCACGTCTTCGTCCTCGGCCGCGACGACGAGGCGATCTGGGGCGGCGACGGGACACCGCGGCCCTGGGCGGGCGACGAGTCGGCGACCGCGACCATCAACTACACCTCGGGCACGACGGCACGGCCGAAGGGCGTGCAGCTCACCCAGCGCAACATCTGGCTGAACGCCGCCGTCTTCGGCCTGCACACGACGTTGAGCGACAACGACGTCCTGCTGCACACGCTGCCGATGTTCCACTGCAACGGCTGGGGCATGCCGTACGCCGTAACCGGCCTGGGCGGGCGGCACATCGTGCTGCGGAAGGTCGACGGCACCGAGATCCTGCGGCGGATCGACGAGCACGGCGTGACGATCCTGTGCGCGGCGCCCGCGGTGGTCACGGCGGCGCTGGACGGCGCGGCGACCTGGGACGGCGAGATCCCGGGCCGCGACCGCGTCCGGATCGTCGTGGCCGGCGCACCGCCGCCGACGCGCACGATCGAGGGCGTGCGGGCCGAGCTGGGCTGGGAGTTCATCCAGATCTACGGGCTCACCGAGACGGCGCCGCTGCTGACGGTGAACCGGATGCGCAGCGAGTGGGCGGACCTGGACCCGCACGAGCAGGCTCGCCTGCTGGGCCGCGCGGGGACGCCGGCGCTGGGCGTCCGGATCGCCGTCGACACGGACGGCGAGGTGCTCGCGCAGTCCAACCACAACCTGGACGGCTACTGGGAAAATCCCGCCGAGACCGCGCGAGTGCAGGAAGGCAACTGGTTCCACACGGGCGACGGCGGATCGTTCGAAGACGGGTACCTGACGATCGCGGACCGCAAGAAGGACGTGATCATCTCGGGCGGCGAGAACGTGTCGTCGATCGAGGTGGAGGACGCGCTGAACTCGCACCCGGCGGTCCGCGAGGCCGCGGTGATCGGCATCCCGGACGAGAAGTGGGGCGAGCTGGTGACGGCTTTGGTGGTCACTTCGTCGGCGGTGACGGCCGAGGAGCTGATCAAGCACTGCCGGGACCACCTGGCCGGGTACAAGTGCCCGAAGCGCGTGGAGTTCCTGGAGGAGCTGCCACGGACGGCGACGGGGAAGATCCAGAAGTTCAAGCTGCGGGAGCCGTTTTGGCAGGGCCAGTCCCGTCAGGTCAACTGA